The following are encoded in a window of Oncorhynchus keta strain PuntledgeMale-10-30-2019 chromosome 10, Oket_V2, whole genome shotgun sequence genomic DNA:
- the LOC118388722 gene encoding protein SYS1 homolog: protein MGSHFRSYIWDPVLILSQIVLMQCIYYSFLGLWLAGVDSLVQTNRSLDQIFSYEVLGFATMQGRLSMMAFILNSLTCALGLWFFIRRGKQCLDFTVTVHFFHMIGCWIYNAHFPAALSWWLVNVACMALMAVIGEYLCMRTELRAIPVNSGPKSNL, encoded by the exons ATGGGCAGTCATTTCCGCAGCTACATCTGGGACCCGGTCCTCATCTTGTCCCAGATTGTGTTGATGCAATGCATCTACTACAGCTTTCTGGGTCTGTGGCTGGCTGGAGTGGATAGTCTCGTACAAACCAACAGATCGCTGGACCAGATCTTCAGTTATGAG GTTCTTGGTTTTGCAACAATGCAGGGCAGACTCTCAATGATGGCATTCATCTTGAACTCGCTTACCTG TGCCCTGGGCCTGTGGTTCTTCATCCGCCGAGGGAAGCAGTGTCTGGACTTCACCGTCACTGTGCACTTCTTCCACATGATAGGCTGTTGGATTTACAACGCCCACTTCCCGGCGGCCCTGTCCTGGTGGCTGGTCAACGTGGCCTGCATGGCTCTGATGGCTGTGATTGGAGAGTACCTGTGTATGCGGACGGAGCTCAGGGCCATCCCAGTCAACAGTGGACCTAAGTCTAACCTCTGA